A window from Drosophila kikkawai strain 14028-0561.14 chromosome 2L, DkikHiC1v2, whole genome shotgun sequence encodes these proteins:
- the ninaC gene encoding neither inactivation nor afterpotential protein C, which translates to MSGYLPYSQLPDPTDKFEIYEEIAQGVNAKVFRAKELDNDRVVALKIQHYDEEHQVSIEEEYRTLRDYCTHPNLPEFYGVYKLSKPNGPDEIWFVMEYCSGGTAVDMVNKLLKLDRRMREEHIAYIIRETCRAAIELNRNHVLHRDIRGDNILLTKNGRVKLCDFGLSRQVDSTMGKRGTCIGSPCWMAPEVVAAMESREPDITVRADVWALGITTIELADGKPPFADMHPTRAMFQIIRNPPPTLMRPTNWSQQINDFISECLEKNAENRPMMVEMVEHPFLTELIENEDEMRSDISEMLELSRDVKSLYKEPELFVDRGYVKRFDEKPERMYPEDLAALENPVDDSIIESLRHRIMMGESYSFIGDILLSLNSNEIKQEFPQEFHAKYRFKSRSENQPHIFSVADIAYQDMLHHKEPQHIVLSGESYSGKSTNARLLIKHLCYLGDGNRGATGRVESSIKAILMLVNAGTPVNNDSTRCVLQYCLTFGKTGKMSGAVFNMYMLEKLRVATTDGNQHNFHIFYYFYDFINQQNQLKEYNLKADRNYRYLRVPPEAPPSKLKYRRDDPEGNVERFREFEDILRDLDFNHKQLETVRKVLSAILNIGNIRFRQNGKFAEVENTDIVSRIAELLRVDEKKFMWSLTNFIMVKGGIAERRQYTTEEARDARDAVASTIYSRLVDFIINRINMNMSFPRAVFGDSNAIIIHDMFGFECFNRNGLEQLMINTLNEQMQYHYNQRIFISEMLEMEAEDIDTVNLNFYDNKTALDNLLTKPDGLFYIIDDASRSCQDQDLIMDRVSEKHSQFVKKHTATEISVAHYTGRIIYDTRAFTDINRDFVPPEMIETFRSSLDESIMLMFTNQLTKAGNLTMPFEAVQHKDETERRSYALNTLSAGCISQVNNLRTLAANFRHTCLTLLKMLSQNANLGVHFVRCIRADLEYRPRAFHSDVVQQQMKALGVLDTVIARQKGFSSRLPFEEFLRRYQFLAFDFDEPVEMTKDNCRLLFLRLKMEGWSLGKTKVFLRYYNDEFLARSYEIQVKKVIKVQSMMRALLARKRVKGGKVFKLGKKGQDHDVAACKIQKAFRGFRDRVRLPPLVNEKTGKLNENTADFLRPFAKKWREKSIFQVLLHYRAARFQDFVNLSQQVHIYNQRMVAGLNKCTRAVPFERINMREVNSSQLGPLPVPIKKMPFRLDQIPFYDTQYMVDPANSISRQTFPNQLLMQQQEEDEPWDSPLQRNPSMTSCALTYNAYKKEQACQTNWDRMGESDNIYNQSYFRDPQQLRRNQMQRNMNAYNNAYNSYSSNYNQSSSGNQNWGVHRSGSRRNSLKGYAAPPPPPPMPSSNYYNRNNPNQQQQRNYQQRSSYPSDPVRELQNMARNDDNSEDPPFNFKAMLRKTNYPRGSETSTYDFNNRRGSDTDQQHTFQAPKLRSTGRRFQEDEGYNSSSGNYGIARNFGQQNRAPPLRQSPASVGRSFEDNNNARSFEEAGSYVEEEIAPGVTLSGYAVDI; encoded by the exons ATGTCAGGATATTTGCCATATTCCCAACTGCCGGATCCCACGGATAAGTTCGAGATCTATGAGGAGATAGCCCAGGGTGTCAATGCCAAGGTATTTCGGGCCAAGGAGCTGGACAATGATCGTGTTGTGGCTTTGAAAATCCAGCATTACGATGAGGAACATCAAGTGTCCATCGAGGAGGAATATCGTACTCTCCGGGATTACTGCACCCATCCGAATCTGCCCGAGTTCTATGGAGTGTACAAGCTATCGAAGCCAAATGGTCCGGATGAGATCTGGTTTGTCATGGAG TACTGCTCCGGCGGCACCGCCGTGGATATGGTGAATAAACTCCTAAAACTCGATCGCCGCATGCGAGAGGAACACATTGCCTATATCATCCGGGAGACTTGTCGGGCGGCCATCGAACTCAATCGCAATCATGTCCTGCATCGGGATATACGGGGCGACAACATCTTGCTGACCAAAAATGGACGCGTTAAGCTGTGTGATTTTGGATTATCCCGTCAGGTTGACTCTACCATGGGTAAGCGGGGCACCTGCATTGGTTCCCCCTGTTGGATGGCTCCCGAAGTGGTGGCCGCCATGGAGTCGCGTGAACCGGACATCACTGTTCGTGCCGATGTGTGGGCTCTGGGCATCACCACCATTGAGCTGGCAGACGGAAAGCCACCCTTTGCTGACATGCATCCGACTAGGGCCATGTTCCAGATCATCAGGAATCCGCCGCCGACCTTAATGCGACCCACCAACTGGTCGCAGCAGATCAACGATTTCATTTCCGAGTGTCTGGAGAAGAATGCCGAGAATCGACCCATGATGGTGGAGATGGTGGAGCATCCTTTTCTCACCGAGCTTATTGAGAACGAGGACGAGATGCGTTCGGATATCTCCGAGATGCTGGAACTCTCCCGGGATGTGAAGAGTCTGTATAAGGAGCCAGAGTTATTTGTGGATCGTGGATATGTCAAGAGGTTCGATGAGAAGCCAGAGCGTATGTATCCAGAGGATTTGGCTGCTCTGGAAAACCCAGTGGATGATAGCATCATTGAATCTCTTCGACATCGCATAATGATGGGGGAATCGTACAGTTTTATTGGGGATATATTGCTGTCCTTGAATTCGAATGAGATCAAGCAAGAGTTTCCCCAGGAG TTCCATGCCAAGTACCGCTTCAAGTCGCGTTCGGAAAACCAGCCTCATATTTTCTCGGTGGCCGACATTGCCTACCAGGACATGCTCCATCACAAGGAGCCACAGCATATTGTGCTTTCAGGCGAAAGCTATTCGGGCAAGTCCACCAATGCCCGGCTACTGATCAAGCACCTGTGCTACCTGGGCGATGGCAATCGAGGTGCCACCGGACGCGTGGAGAGCTCCATCAAGGCCATCCTGATGTTGGTGAATGCCGGCACCCCAGTGAACAACGACTCCACGCGTTGTGTTCTCCAATACTGTTTGACCTTTGGAAAAACTGGCAAGATGAGCGGAGCCGTCTTCAATATGTATATGCTGGAAAAGCTGCGGGTGGCCACCACCGATGGCAACCAGCACAACTTCCacattttctattatttctaTGACTTCATCAACCAGCAGAATCAGCTCAAGGAGTATAATCTTAAGGCTGATCGCAACTATCGTTACTTGCGTGTTCCGCCAGAAGCTCCACCCTCGAAGCTGAAGTACCGTCGTGATGATCCCGAGGGAAATGTAGAGCGCTTCCGGGAATTCGAGGACATCTTAAGAGACTTGGATTTCAATCACAAGCAATTGGAAACTGTACGCAAGGTGCTATCGGCCATTTTGAATATTGGAAATATCCGTTTCCGTCAAAATGGCAAgtttgcggaagtggaaaaTACGGATATTGTGTCCCGGATAGCCGAGCTTTTGCGCGTGGATGAGAAGAAATTCATGTGGTCGTTGACCAATTTCATAATGGTCAAGGGTGGCATTGCCGAACGGCGACAATATACCACAGAGGAAGCCCGAGATGCACGCGATGCAGTGGCCAGCACCATTTACTCCCGACTTGTGGACTTTATTATCAACAGGATCAACATGAATATGTCTTTCCCGAGGGCTGTTTT TGGCGACTCCAATGCCATTATTATCCATGACATGTTCGGCTTCGAGTGTTTCAATCGGAATGGCTTGGAGCAATTGATGATCAACACCTTGAACGAGCAGATGCAATACCATTATAATCAGCGGATCTTTATCAGTGAGATGCTGGAAATGGAGGCCGAGGATATAGACACTGTCAATCTGAATTTCTATGACAACAAGACCGCTCTGGATAACTTGCTAACCAAGCCGGATGGCCTGTTCTACATCATAGACGATGCCTCACGCTCTTGCCAAGATCAGGACTTGATTATGG atcGCGTTTCGGAGAAACACAGCCAGTTTGTGAAGAAGCACACTGCCACTGAGATATCCGTGGCTCATTATACGGGCCGCATCATTTACGATACGCGCGCCTTCACCGACATCAACCGGGACTTTGTGCCGCCGGAAATGATCGAGACGTTCCGCTCCTCGCTGGACGAGAGCATCATGCTCATGTTCACCAATCAACTGACCAAGGCTGGCAATCTCACGATGCCTTTTGAGGCGGTACAGCATAAGGATGAGACCGAAAGGAGATCTTAT gCTCTAAATACCCTGAGTGCCGGCTGCATATCCCAGGTGAATAATTTACGGACTCTGGCGGCCAACTTCCGCCACACCTGCCTGACTCTGCTCAAAATGCTTAGCCAGAATGCTAATCTTGGCGTGCACTTTGTCCGCTGCATTCGCGCTGATCTGGAGTACAGGCCGAGAGCCTTCCACTCGGATGTGGTGCAGCAACAGATGAAGGCTTTGGGTGTTTTGGACACGGTCATTGCCCGCCAGAAGGGCTTCAGCTCACGGCTGCCTTTCGAGGAATTCCTAAGACG CTATCAATTCCTGGCCTTTGACTTTGATGAACCTGTGGAAATGACCAAGGACAATTGCCGCCTTCTGTTTTTGCGTCTCAAGATGGAGGGATGGTCCCTAGGAAAGACCAAAGTGTTTTTGCGTTACTACAATGATGAGTTTTTGGCTAG ATCGTATGAGATCCAAGTGAAGAAGGTCATCAAGGTGCAATCCATGATGCGAGCTTTGCTAGCTCGCAAACGCGTCAAGGGCGGCAAAGTCTTCAAAT TGGGCAAAAAGGGACAGGATCATGATGTGGCCGCttgcaaaatacaaaaag CCTTCCGGGGATTCCGCGACCGGGTCCGCCTACCGCCGCTGGTCAACGAGAAGACCGGAAAGCTCAATGAGAACACTGCCGACTTCCTTAGGCCATTTGCTAAGAAGTGGCGCGAGAAATCCATCTTTCAGGTTTTGCTGCATTACAGGGCCGCACGCTTCCAGGACTTTGTCAATCTGTCACAACAG GTCCACATCTACAATCAAAGAATGGTGGCTGGACTTAATAAATGTACCCGGGCAGTGCCCTTTGAGAGGATTAACATGCGTGAGGTGAACTCTTCCCAGTTGGGACCACTGCCTGTGCCCATCAAGAAGATGCCCTTCCGCCTGGACCAGATACCCTTCTACGACACCCAGTATATGGTGGATCCGGCCAACTCCATTTCCCGCCAAACGTTTCCCAATCAACTGTtgatgcagcagcaggaggaggacgaaCCCTGGGATAGTCCGCTGCAGCGCAATCCCTCAATGACATCATGTGCCTTGACCTATAATGCTTACAAAAAGGAGCAGGCTTGCCAGACCAACTGGGATCGCATGGGCGAGAGCGATAATATATACAATCAAAGTTACTTCCGGGATCCTCAGCAGTTGAGAAG AAACCAAATGCAGAGGAACATGAATGCTTACAACAATGCCTACAACAGCTACAGTAGCAATTATAACCaaagcagcagcggcaaccaGAACTGGGGTGTCCATCGTTCTGGATCAAGACGTAACTCCCTGAAGGGCTATGCggcgccaccaccacccccacCCATGCCTTCGTCCAATTACTATAATCGGAATAATCccaaccagcagcaacagcgcaACTATCAGCAGAGATCCTCATATCCCTCGGATCCAGTAAGAGAACTCCAGAACATGGCACGCAATGATGAT aACTCGGAGGATCCACCATTCAACTTCAAGGCCATGCTGCGCAAGACCAACTATCCCAGGGGATCGGAGACAAGCACCTATGACTTCAACAATCGTCGGGGTTCGGACACCGATCAGCAGCACACATTCCAGGCACCCAAATTGAGATCGACTGGCCGTCGATTCCAGGAAGATGAGGGTTATAATTCATCGTCGGGAAACTATGGCATTGCCAGGAACTTTGGACAACAGAATAGGGCGCCTCCTCTGAGGCAATCCCCAGCGAGTGTGGGTCGCAGTTTCGAGGACAACAACAATGCTAGGTCTTTCGAGGAGGCAGGATCCTATGTGGAGGAGGAGATTGCGCCGGGAGTGACACTGTCCGGATATGCCGTGGATATTTAG
- the LOC108072865 gene encoding MTOR-associated protein MEAK7, whose translation MGNASGKRETDNLYTSDELRMLESAYRNASGGALEKLTQDRLIETWSQTIERSLAESTAQFLFTPTKPGQQSINIPLKKFGEPYYIMERGTIEQKLQMLLGSLEKGGNDTFNCKQLEQYIYSVIMTYVHLESTSKASGIKEWQDLGFNTTERSACTFAKGLMRNLGKELEHNMPSEVLERWLHVTPQFLQIWREVFNQLYTRHGGSKRNIIKEVQIPILPELCDAPQNSHYRPIIELPHVLYINAQLPREHRHKWRFLFSSKINGESFSTMLGKVLDKGPTLFFIEDEDQYIFGGYASESWALKPQFGGDDNSLLYTLSPAMRCFTASGYNDHYQYLNLNQQTMPNGLGMGGQFDFWGLWIDCMFGDGQSVESCTTYRDYVQLSKRKQFKIRNMEVWAVGDLPVKDEDEEGGGEGQKRSVLDSNLEDRAMLEIAGKKMHSDGLREPGMDD comes from the exons atgggaaatgccaGTGGCAAGCGGGAGACGGATAATCTCTACACGTCGGATGAGCTACGTATGCTGGAGAGTGCCTACAGGAATGCGTCCGGCGGAGCTCTGGAGAAACTGACCCAGGACAGGCTAATT GAAACGTGGTCGCAAACCATCGAAAGATCGCTGGCCGAAAGTACGGCTCAATTTCTGTTTACACCCACAAAGCCGGGCCAGCAAAGTATCAATATACCGCTGAAGAAATTCGGAGAGCCATACTACATCATGGAGCGTGGAACCATTGAGCAAAAGCTGCAAATGCTTTTGGGTTCGCTGGAGAAGGGTGGAAATGACACCTTCAATTGCAAGCAATTGGAGCAG tacATTTACTCGGTCATAATGACCTATGTTCATTTGGAGAGCACTTCCAAGGCATCTGGCATCAAGGAGTGGCAGGATCTTGGCTTCAATACCACTGAGCGTTCCGCCTGCACTTTTGCCAAGGGACTGATGCGAAATCTGGGCAAAGAGCTGGAGCACAATATGCCCAGCGAGGTCTTGGAGCGTTGGCTTcatgtcactccccagttctTGCAGATTTGGCGCGAGGTCTTCAATCAGTTGTATACCCGTCATGGCGGCAGTAAACGCAACATTATTAAGGAAGTGCAAATACCCATTCTGCCGGAATTGTGTG atGCCCCTCAAAACAGTCACTATCGCCCAATCATCGAACTGCCTCACGTTCTGTATATCAATGCTCAATTGCCCCGCGAGCATAGGCACAAATGGCGCTTCCTTTTCTCATCGAAAATCAACGGAGAAAGCTTTTCAACGATGCTGGGTAAGGTATTAGACAAGGGTCCCACGCTGTTTTTCATCGAGGACGAGGATCAATACATATTTGGCGGCTATGCGTCTGAATCTTGGGCTCTAAAGCCACAATTTGGCGGCGATGACAACTCATTGCTGTACACCTTAAGCCCGGCCATGCGCTGTTTTACAGCGTCAGGCTATAACGATCACTATCagtatttgaatttgaatcaGCAGACAATGCCCAACGGTCTG GGCATGGGCGGACAATTTGATTTCTGGGGTCTGTGGATTGACTGCATGTTTGGCGATGGACAGAGCGTTGAAAGCTGTACCACATATAGGGATTATGTGCAGTTGAG CAAAcgcaaacaatttaaaatacgCAACATGGAGGTATGGGCCGTTGGAGACTTGCCCGTGAAAGATGAGGACGAAGAAGGAGGCGGCGAGGGTCAG AAACGCTCAGTTCTGGATAGCAATTTGGAGGATCGTGCCATGCTGGAAATTGCCGGCAAGAAAATGCATTCAGATGGTTTACGCGAACCCGGCATGGATGATTGA
- the LOC108072828 gene encoding trehalose-phosphate phosphatase, producing the protein MPEKRVAPVINNLEDFEQNLPGYLNTSNKVAVLLDYDGTLAPIADNPAKTKMPVELEAILRKIAKHPEVFLAVISGRGLKDVQKQVNIDGITYAGNHGLEIEYPDGSRHDYELPTEIQKNYTNMVRELKEKVEKNGAWVEDKRVSLTYHYRDTPVELKDEQKQLAAEICQKYGFRANQAHEAIEAKPPVNWNKGEAALYILKQKFGENWAQEVSVVFAGDDTTDEDAMRVLRGLGRSFRIAADDQIQTFADFRLPKQALMTDLLKWIAGVYVS; encoded by the exons ATGCCGGAAAAGCGAGTGGCACCTGTTATTAACAACCTGGAGGACTTTGAGCAGAATCTGCCGGG TTACCtcaacaccagcaacaaggTAGCTGTACTCCTGGATTACGATGGAACCCTGGCCCCCATTGCTGATAATCCCGCCAAGACCAAAATGCCCGTGGAACTGGAAGCCATTCTCCGTAAAATAGCCAAGCATCCTGAAGTTTTCCTAGCTGTGATCTCGGGTCGTGGCTTGAAAGATGTTCAAAAACAGGTGAACATCGACGGAATTACCTATGCAGGCAATCATGGCCTGGAAATTGAGTATCCCGATGGCTCCAGGCACGACTACGAACTACCCACAGAGATCCAAAAGAATTACACGAATATGGTTAGGGAGCTCAAGGAAAAGGTGGAGAAGAATGGAGCTTGGGTGGAGGATAAGCGGGTCTCCCTTACCTATCACTACAGGGATACCCCTGTTGAGCTCAAGGATGAACAAAAGCAGTTGGCAGCGGAGATATGCCAAAAGTATGGATTCAGAGCAAATCAGGCCCATGAAGCTATAGAGGCTAAGCCCCCGGTAAACTGGAACAAGGGAGAGGCAGCTTTGTATATTCTAAAGCAGAAATTCGGTGAGAATTGGGCACAGGAAGTTAGTGTGGTATTTGCCGGAGATGACACCACCGATGAAGATGCCATGAGA gttctCAGAGGCTTGGGCCGCTCTTTTAGAATTGCTGCAGACGATCAGATCCAGACTTTTGCTGATTTCCGATTGCCCAAACAGGCACTGATGACCGATCTACTCAAATGGATAGCTGGGGTTTATGTTTCCTag
- the LOC108072836 gene encoding zinc finger protein Paris-like, whose product MSAATRSFPNGNHIMASPALEHNRLGIPSNTETNNTAICRVCLAKERVMVNIFEAPPGSSTLIADMISQCTGIYISQRQAYPKTICRPCMLDAQNAYEFKQTFERSQQYFSQIKEQVEILPENDEGTDQEAMKEGFEICFLEEEEPKPHEVKNEPENPAHISDISEANSAERDDNATFSAAERPFKCSQCQKTFIRKHQLATHIRIHTGERPFQCEHCPKSFTQKHILKLHLHTHTGERPFKCSHCPKSFAQKSTQQAHIRIHTGERPYECSQCPRSFFQQAHLQKHLRKHTGERTYQCSRCPQAFADRSNFQRHCRIHTKEPKTR is encoded by the exons ATGAGCGCCGCGACCCGGAGTTTCCCTAATGGGAATCATATCATGGCATCACCCGCCTTGGAGCACAACCGCCTGGGAATCCCCTCCAATACCGAAACCAATAATAC AGCAATCTGCCGAGTTTGCTTGGCAAAAGAAAGGGTAATGGTCAATATATTTGAGGCACCGCCAGGATCAAGCACCTTGATTGCTGATATGATTTCCCAGTGTACTGGAATTTACATTTCCCAAAGACAAGCCTATCCCAAGACCATATGCCGACCCTGCATGCTGGATGCCCAAAATGCATACGAATTCAAGCAGACATTCGAGAGGAGTCAGCAGTATTTCAGTCAAATTAAGGAACAGGTCGAAATACTACCAGAGAACGACGAGGGAACAGATCAAGAAGCGATGAAGGAAGGCTTTGAAATATGTTTTCTGGAGGAAGAAGAACCAAAACCACACGAAGTGAAAAATGAGCCAGAAAATCCAGCTCATATTTCAGATATTTCCGAAGCAAATTCCGCCGAAAGAGATGACAATGCCACCTTTTCTGCGGCGGAGCGTCCATTTAAGTGTTCCCAATGCCAGAAAACATTTATTCGCAAACATCAACTTGCCACACACATTCGAATTCACACTGGAGAACGACCCTTCCAGTGCGAACATTGTCCCAAGTCCTTTACACAGAAACATATTCTAAAGCTACACCTTCACACTCATACGGGGGAACGGCCATTCAAGTGTTCCCACTGCCCCAAGTCCTTCGCCCAGAAGTCAACTCAGCAGGCCCACATTCGAATACACACGGGTGAACGGCCTTATGAGTGTTCCCAATGCCCGAGATCATTTTTCCAGCAAGCCCATCTTCAGAAACACCTTCGCAAGCACACTGGGGAAAGGACCTACCAGTGCTCGCGCTGTCCACAGGCCTTCGCAGATCGATCCAACTTTCAGAGACACTGTAGAATTCATACCAAAGAACCCAAGACAAGATAG
- the LOC108072830 gene encoding ras-related and estrogen-regulated growth inhibitor-like protein: MNATSPKSSLVKLGLHTNKQKTLKVMVLGQSGVGKTAMVVRFITRRFIGEYDPNLEKIYTCQTTLDKEQIQFDILDATGQLQELDGVSLESNIRWADAFILMYSITDKCSFDECSRLKFLINYNKRRRKLGSASKDYTLDIPVILVGNKTDQPGDRMVSLEEGQRRFRELSCACFHEISVRESVEQVQNVFRDVFRFWRVFTKFPKLKRSTSDVANTDGIITPDSGSSSFYEASSLGAGRRSFLVIGSACLEESSGDHTESTDEITSSSLSSSRSDIDAPFRSRASTDGTLLSRPRRWRYPPPGCLLPHTNRVERRMSISTRGSNASY, from the exons ATGAATGCCACCTCGCCAAAGTCATCGCTGGTCAAGTTGGGTCTGCACACTAACAAACAAAAGACGCTCAAGGTTATGGTTCTGGGCCAAAGTGGCGTTGGAAAAACGG CCATGGTGGTGCGTTTTATTACCCGTCGCTTCATTGGCGAATATGATCCCAATTTGGAGAAGATTTACACCTGCCAAACCACGCTGGACAAGGAGCAGATTCAGTTTGACATTCTGGATGCCACCGGTCAGCTGCAA GAATTAGATGGCGTGAGTCTGGAGTCCAATATACGCTGGGCGGATGCCTTCATCCTCATGTACTCCATCACGGACAAGTGTTCCTTTGACGAGTGCAGTCGCCTAAAGTTCCTGATAAATTACAACAAAAGGAGACGCAAGCTGGGTTCGGCCAGTAAA gACTATACTTTGGATATTCCTGTTATCTTGGTGGGCAATAAGACAGATCAGCCCGGGGATCGCATGGTTAGCTTGGAGGAGGGTCAGCGAAGGTTCAGGGAGTTATCCTGTGCCTGTTTTCATGAGATTTCAGTGAGAGAAAGCGTTGAGCAG gTCCAAAATGTCTTCCGCGATGTCTTTCGCTTCTGGCGTGTCTTTACCAAATTCCCCAAGCTTAAACGCTCCACCAGCGATGTGGCCAACACGGATGGCATTATTACACCCGATTCGGGCTCTAGTTCCTTCTACGAAGCCTCTTCCTTGGGCGCCGGTCGTCGCTCGTTTTTGGTTATTGGCAGTGCCTGTCTGGAGGAGAGCAGCGGTGACCACACCGAGTCCACGGATGAGATAACCAGCAGCAGTTTGAGCAGCTCTCGCAGCGACATCGACGCTCCCTTCCGAAGTCGAGCCTCGACGGATGGTACTTTGTTGTCGCGACCCCGAAGGTGGCGCTATCCACCGCCGGGCTGCCTGCTGCCGCATACGAATCGCGTGGAGCGGCGGATGAGCATTTCCACCAGGGGCAGCAATGCCAGTTATTGA
- the gudu gene encoding armadillo repeat-containing protein gudu, producing MIAKSSDGSQHRGRKVREQCGSCPNRFSKDKRQVVAEDSDTTEVESDTDEEDRWKEVARAAEIPADYYNIQKLVKYIKAGNQTATIVSLCCLKDYDLSTQINQFAISDIGGLEVLVNILECSDTKCCLGALTVLSDITLNIDIRKTIVDLDGIPLIVDILNSSMKDLKTMAAETLANVCKVRLARKYVRTCGGIPKLVDLIDIKLSILKTPRDQLSADDLESLDMTRAGARALFTLADSKHNMEQMRKSGIVPLMAQLLKSCHIDVVIPIMGTVRKCSSEPKFQLAITTEGMIPDIVTHLSSENTELKMEGSTAIYKCAFDANTRELVREAGGLEPLVTIIKDKNMRENKPLLRGATGAIWMSAVTDANVKVLDQLRTVNHLVALLNDECDEVLTNVTGALSECVRFQSNREQLRQAGGLPSMVALLNSSHAPLLENLAKALKECAEDPQSMRILEDLDAVRLIWSLLKNTSTRVQAHAAYAICPCVRNATDSAELVRSLVGAMELVVGLLKSKDIMVLSAVCAAIATIAQDHTNLAILSDLRVIYKLADLVQTTDDLLRMNLAAAVAACATFGNNTEELGRLRTVTPIVTYMTSDNPLVHRSTAMALEKLSMDPQNCITMHQSGVVPFLLECIGSTNKELQLAAAGCLRNIRELALRAEEYLLKIDDD from the exons ATGATTGCCAAGAGCAGCGATGGGTCGCAGCACCGCGGGCGTAAGGTGCGCGAGCAGTGCGGTTCCTGTCCGAACCGTTTCTCGAAGGACAAGCGCCAGGTGGTGGCCGAGGATTCGGATACCACCGAGGTGGAGTCCGACACTGACGAGGAGGACCGCTGGAAGGAGGTGGCACGGGCCGCTGAAATTCCCGCAGACTATTACAACATCCAGAAGCTGGTGAAGTACATCAAGGCGGGCAATCAGACAGCCACTATAGTATCGCTGTGCTGCTTAAAGGACTACGATCTGAGCACTCAGATCAATCAGTTTGCCATCTCGGACATCGGTGGACTCGAGGTCCTGGTAAATATTCTGGAGTGCAGCGACACCAAGTGCTGTTTGGGAGCCCTCACCGTCCTCTCCGACATTACTTTGAACATTGATATACGAAAAACAATTGTGGATCTCGATGGGATTCCGTTGATAGTGGATATACTGAACTCCTCGATGAAGGATCTCAAGACAATGGCTGCCGAAACATTGGCGAATGTGTGCAAGGTGCGACTGGCGAGGAAATATGTTCGGACCTGCGGTGGGATTCCCAAGCTAGTGGATCTTATCGACATTAAATTGAG CATTCTAAAGACCCCTCGTGATCAATTGAGTGCCGATGATCTGGAGTCCCTGGACATGACCCGGGCTGGTGCTCGGGCCCTGTTCACTTTGGCCGATTCCAAGCACAACATGGAGCAGATGCGAAAGAGTGGAATTGTCCCACTAATGGCACAGCTCCTCAAGTCCTGTCACATAGATGTGGTGATCCCAATAATGGGCACCGTTAGGAAGTGCTCCTCGGAGCCAAAATTCCAACTGGCCATCACAACGGAGGGTATGATCCCTGATATTGTCACCCATTTGAGTTCAGAGAATACGGAACTCAAGATGGAGGGCAGTACAGCGATCTACAAGTGTGCTTTCGATGCCAACACCAGGGAGTTGGTGAGGGAAGCTGGCGGCCTAGAACCCCTGGTGACAATCATTAAGGATAAGAATATGAGGGAAAACAAGCCACTCTTGAGGGGTGCCACCGGAGCCATTTGGATGAGTGCTGTGACGGATGCTAATGTCAAGGTCCTGGATCAACTGAGAACGGTCAATCATCTGGTGGCCTTGCTGAATGATGAATGCGACGAGGTGCTGACCAATGTCACGGGCGCCCTGTCTGAGTGCGTGAGATTCCAGAGCAATCGCGAGCAGCTGCGTCAGGCCGGTGGTCTGCCATCCATGGTGGCCCTTCTTAACAGTTCCCATGCCCCGCTCTTGGAGAATTTGGCCAAGGCCTTGAAGGAGTGCGCCGAGGATCCGCAGAGCATGAGAATACTGGAAGATCTTGATGCCGTCCGACTGATATGGTCTCTTTTGAAGAACACCAGCACTAGGGTTCAGGCCCATGCCGCCTATGCCATATGTCCCTGTGTCCGCAATGCCACCGATTCCGCTGAATTGGTGAGGAGTCTAGTAGGGGCCATGGAACTGGTGGTGGGACTGCTCAAGTCTAAGGATATCATGGTTCTGTCGGCCGTGTGTGCAGCCATAGCCACAATTGCCCAGGATCACACTAATCTGGCCATCCTAAGCGATCTCAGAGTGATTTACAAGCTGGCAGATCTTGTCCAGACCACGGATGATCTGCTAAGAATGAATCTGGCAGCCGCCGTGGCTGCCTGTGCCACCTTTGGCAATAATACCGAGGAGCTGGGACGCCTGCGCACTGTGACTCCGATTGTCACCTACATGACCAGCGACAATCCGCTGGTGCATCGCAGCACAGCCATGGCCCTGGAGAAGCTATCGATGGATCCGCAGAACTGTATTACCATGCACCAG AGCGGCGTGGTACCCTTCCTCCTGGAGTGCATTGGCTCCACCAACAAGGAACTCCAGTTGGCTGCTGCCGGCTGCCTGCGGAACATCCGAGAGCTGGCCCTGCGAGCCGAAGAGTATCTGCTTAAAATTGATGATGATTAG